From Ictidomys tridecemlineatus isolate mIctTri1 chromosome 2, mIctTri1.hap1, whole genome shotgun sequence, the proteins below share one genomic window:
- the LOC144369172 gene encoding uncharacterized protein LOC144369172 produces MLGGPVVSAWPAGTGLGSTPPENKGEKRKSSGRGGLQWAGGRGGPERPRGSAWQPWPPAPPCPALPAGQAAVRSPESAGRVGEPGTWPRQCWPPRPRPLTRPCPPVPLAQRVPVQHGGEAVGGAQCLPQLALPVAGQSSPGLRVTPRNPGNKPILLPRWDPQRRPGVGCRGGPGPWAAWHPSKPPPPPRTQKQTSFTPAALDGESVCPSCGSGPSCVVRKHSRCPAKVSKPLLSPQRLRRPRPEDREFNQPQQCQGPLRNAARPDSKDMKRAGTACSVAESPGFVPGTQNGQLCPGALGSGPALHSPGPWPTGRRSPAPPPSATAGGWSPGPCPRAAQGDTSSRGGHCTRRECPVGLRGAAGGDPDTEARWGAVPSIALRLGTWSRGGREGVSVSVPRGASPREAQSLCRPIPRVQAPVDTSW; encoded by the coding sequence ATGCTGGGTGGCCCAGTGGTCAGCGCCTGGCCAGCAGGCACAGGCCTGGGCTCTACCCCGCCTGAgaacaaaggagagaaaagaaagtctTCAGGCAGGGGCGGCCTTCAGTGGGCAGGCGGGCGGGGAGGACCAGAGAGGCCCCGAGGGTCAGCATGGCAGCCCTGGCCTCCGGCTCCCCCGTGCCCGGCGCTCCCTGCTGGCCAGGCCGCTGTGCGGAGCCCTGAGTCTGCTGGGCGGGTCGGGGAGCCTGGGACGTGGCCACGCCAGTGTTGGCCGCCCCGTCCTCGTCCACTCACCAGACCCTGCCCACCTGTGCCCCTCGCCCAGAGAGTCCCTGTCCAGCACGGGGGTGAGGCTGTGGGTGGGGCCCAGTGCCTGCCCCAGCTGGCCCTGCCCGTGGCGGGACAGTCCTCTCCTGGCCTGCGTGTGACACCCCGGAACCCAGGGAACAAGCCCATTCTGCTTCCCCGATGGGACCCACAGCGGCGCCCTGGGGTGGGCTGCCGCGGAGGCCCCGGCCCCTGGGCGGCCTGGCACCCGTCGaagccgcccccccccccacgaACCCAAAAGCAGACGAGCTTCACGCCTGCGGCCCTGGACGGTGAATCCGTGTGTCCATCCTGTGGGTCAGGGCCCAGCTGCGTGGTCAGAAAACATTCTAGGTGTCCTGCCAAGGTCTCTAAGCCACTCCTGTCACCCCAGCGTCTCCGGAGGCCGAGGccggaggatcgcgagttcaaccagcctcagcagtgcCAGGGACCTCTACGCAACGCAGCGAGACCCGACTCAAAAGACATGAAAAGGGCCGGGACTGCGTGCTCCGTGGCCGAGAGCCCTGGTTTtgtccctggtacccaaaatgGCCAACTCTGTCCGGGGGCTCTGGGCAGCGGGCCCGCCCTGCACAGCCCAGGCCCCTGGCCCACAGGCCGCAGGAGCCCGGCCCCTCCCCCATCGGCGACCGCGGGTGGCTGGAGTCCCGGACCATGTCCCCGAGCTGCCCAGGGTGACACATCCTCACGGGGTGGGCACTGCACGAGGCGTGAGTGTCCAGTTGGCCTGCGTGGGGCTGCTGGGGGTGACCCAGACACTGAGGCGCGGTGGGGGGCTGTCCCTTCGATAGCTCTGCGTCTGGGGACCTGGTCCCGGGGTGGACGTGAGGGCGTGTCTGTGTCTGTGCCACGTGGGGCCAGCCCACGGGAGGCGCAGTCGCTGTGCCGGCCGATCCCCCGAGTCCAGGCCCCTGTGGACACTTCGTGGTGA